Proteins from one Porites lutea chromosome 3, jaPorLute2.1, whole genome shotgun sequence genomic window:
- the LOC140931532 gene encoding probable methyltransferase-like protein 24 has translation MNQRPLWIVGSIIVVTMVVTIYNTNVTPLYLDTRPCEELFTGKERERVIKSISTPGTVCSDLRRVGGLTKKPSRAAGSFGPDGMWYVCFDEQVQLNPRSCVVYSFGIGNDFSFDEKMAEYGCNVFSFDPTMDKEDHRHSPGVMFYNLGLSDVDQERPRHPRPWHKFDKMKWKTRTFKTIMLELGHFKREIDILKMDIESDEWKSLRQMLTDGTLKSHVRQLNVEYHISSTTEALRQSYDIIKWLEKEGFKIFHSRKNPQCRKCWELSYVNSNLVNIPLN, from the exons ATGAATCAACGACCTCTATGGATTGTGGGTAGTATAATTGTGGTGACCATGGTTGTCACGATCTACAACACAAACGTCACGCCACTATACCTAGACACCAGGCCTTGCGAGGAATTGTTTACtgggaaagaaagagaaagagttaTAAAGAGTATTTCAACCCCGGGGACGGTATGCTCCGATCTACGTCGCGTAGGGGGACTCACAAAAAAGCCCAGTCGGGCTGCCGGTTCTTTTGGCCCCGATGGCATGTGGTACGTCTGTTTTGACGAGCAAGTTCAGCTAAATCCCAGATCATGTGTTGTGTATTCATTTGG GATTGGTAATGACTTTTCGTTTGATGAAAAGATGGCGGAGTATGGTTGTAACGTGTTCTCGTTTGATCCTACAATGGATAAAGAAGACCACAGACATAGCCCTGGAGTAATGTTTTACAACCTTGGTCTGTCCGACGTTGATCAAGAGAGACCTCGACATCCTCGGCCATGGCACAAGTTTGataaaatgaaatggaaaacaaGAACATTTAAGACTATCATGCTAGAACTCGGACATTTCAAG agagaaattgacattttgaaAATGGACATCGAGTCTGATGAATGGAAGAGCTTACGTCAGATGCTGACGGATGGAACTTTGAAAAGTCACGTGAGGCAGTTGAATGTCGAATATCACATATCAAGCACTACTGAAGCTCTTAGACAATCTTATGATATAATTAAATGGCTTGAAAAAGAAGGTTTCAAAATATTCCACTCCAGAAAAAATCCGCAATGTCGGAAATGCTGGGAATTATCGTATGTCAACTCCAACCTAGTAAATATACCTTTGAACTAA